The Pelodiscus sinensis isolate JC-2024 chromosome 5, ASM4963464v1, whole genome shotgun sequence genome includes a region encoding these proteins:
- the LOC142829504 gene encoding uncharacterized protein LOC142829504 encodes MQTLVRRDLLPEDLKPEGELYLRCIHGDVKAYPRAKVRLTIRGRSAEMVVGLATTLPYPIILGRDWPGFADLVREVTPRPPADREKVETKLLGERPPEDQSKEAPEGEQPRGEKAGEGPDDPGTPAEANAQTLTLADFPRDQREDPTLRAAYEQVAAVDGTVVDPRKAAQWPHFEVKGDRLYRVMQDPRTQEVKTQILVPGCHRRAVLRLAHDIPAAGHMGTEKTLARVLSRFFWPGVYQEVRDYCQSCPNCQLASDSGVPKAPLIPLPVVGTPFERVAMDLVGPLPKSKAGFRYILVVMDYATRFPEAIPLRNTYARTIASELVKIFARVGLPRELLTDQGTNFTSQLFRQVCTILGIHKLQTSVYHPQTDGLVERFNRTLKGMLRRFSPAELQQWDLLLPPLLLAVREVPQASTQFSPFELLYGYRPRGILDLVRETWESTPSTSQGLLQYVFQLQERLRQAGALARENLQLAQAAQERTYNRQAQERSFKPGDLVVLLLPSEESKLLARWKGPYEVIRQVGPVNYEIYQPDRKKKTQIFHVNFLKHWREREALMITPYPVEPPLGPEIPDLGEEREPQLGNTLSATQVKQARRLVEAFRKTFTTQPGCTGVITHTIWTPPGQVVREGTRPLPRRMRKIVEEEVQSMLQLGVIERSQSEWRSPIVLVPKPDGSVRFCIDFRRVNAISKFDAYPMPRTDELLERLGKADFITTLDLTKGYWQIPLDPESREKTAFSTPSGLFHFKRMPFGLHGAPATFQRMMDRLLSPHTAYAAAYLDDVVIYGQEWEEHIERVAAVMRTLRDAGLTANPTKCKIGWQETTYLGYQLGRGLVRPLVGKVEAVRNYPTPTTKKKVRQFLGLAGYYRRFVPHFATRAAPLTALLKKDSPQRIRWSPECETAFQDLKAALCSAPVLFSPDFSRPFIVQTDASDCGLGAVLSQEIEGEEHPVLYISRKLFPRERRYAAIEKEALAIKWAIEALRYYLLGDSFILFTDHAPLQWLHQMWDTNSRIMRWYLSLQPYVFTVKHRAGRDNANADALSRREEEQKPIQVLESNSIEVNRKILIDYAKQEGGTK; translated from the exons ATGCAGACCCTCGTCCGGCGGGATCTCCTTCCTGAAGACCTGAAGCCAGAAGGGGAGCTGTACCTGCGGTGTATACATGGCGATGTGAAGGCCTATCCCCGAGCAAAAGTCCGACTCACAATCCGAGGGCGGTCTGCTGAGATGGTTGTAGGGCTCGCCACGACGCTCCCCTACCCTATCATCCTGGGAAGAGACTGGCCCGGATTCGCAGACCTAGTGCGCGAGGTAACCCCCAGGCCTCCAGCTGACCGGGAGAAAGTGGAGACCAAGCTTCTGGGAGAGAGACCACCAGAAGATCAGTCCAAAGAGGCACCTGAGGGTGAGCAGCCTCGTGGGGAAAAGGCAGGTGAGGGACCCGATGACCCCGGGACCCCGGCAGAAGCCAATGCCCAGACCCTTACCCTGGCCGACTTTCCGCGGGACCAGAGGGAGGACCCCACACTGAGGGCGGCCTATGAACAGGTGGCCGCGGTTGATGGTACCGTAGTAGACCCCCGGAAGGCAGCCCAGTGGCCCCACTTTGAAGTAAAAGGCGACCGTCTCTATCGGGTCATGCAAGACCCCCGGACCCAGGAGGTCAAGACCCAGATCCTCGTCCCTGGCTGTCATCGCCGGGCGGTGTTGCGTCTGGCCCATGACATTCCTGCGGCTGGCCACATGGGGACAGAAAAAACACTGGCGAGAGTACTGTCCCGGTTCTTTTGGCCTGGAGTATACCAGGAAGTTCGGGATTACTGCCAGTCGTGTCCAAATTGCCAGTTAGCCTCCGACTCAGGAGTGCCGAAAGCCCCGTTAATCCCCCTCCCGGTGGTGGGGACCCCCTTTGAAAGGGTGGCCATGGACCTAGTCGGCCCGCTGCCCAAAAGTAAGGCGGGGTTCCGCTATATCCTGGTTGTAATGGACTATGCCACCCGGTTTCCTGAAGCCATACCGCTGAGAAACACCTACGCCCGAACCATTGCTTCGGAGCTGGTAAAAATCTTCGCTCGGGTGGGGCTTCCCCGAGAACTCCTTACGGACCAAGGGACTAATTTCACATCACAACTGTTCCGACAGGTGTGTACAATACTAGGGATACATAAACTACAAACGTCAGTATACCATCCCCAAACCGACGGCTTAGTGGAGCGGTTCAACCGGACCTTAAAGGGGATGTTAAGACGGTTTTCCCCAGCAGAACTGCAACAGTGGGACCTTTTACTGCCTCCACTGCTGCTTGCGGTCCGGGAGGTGCCACAAGCGTCCACTCAGTTTTCCCCTTTCGAACTCCTATATGGATATCGTCCTCGGGGGATCCTGGATCTCGTGAGGGAAACGTGGGAGTCGACCCCTTCAACGTCACAAGGCCTCCTGCAATATGTTTTCCAGCTCCAGGAGCGATTGAGACAGGCCGGAGCCCTGGCTCGGGAAAATCTACAACTAGCCCAAGCCGCCCAAGAACGGACCTATAATCGACAAGCCCAGGAAAGAAGTTTTAAACCAGGGGACCTGGTGGTACTTCTGCTCCCCTCAGAGGAATCCAAACTCCTGGCCCGCTGGAAAGGGCCCTATGAGGTCATTCGTCAGGTCGGGCCGGTGAACTACGAGATCTATCAaccggatcggaagaagaaaacccaaatatttcatgtgaatttcctgaagcactggcgagaacgggaggccctgatgattacTCCCTACCCAGTGGAGCCCCCTTtagggccggaaatacctgatctgggggaAGAAAGAGAACCACAGCTGGGAAATACCCTCTCTGCAACCCAAGTGAAACAAGCACGTCGTCTCGTAGAGGCATTTCGAAAGACCTTCACGACCCAACCCGGCTGTACTGGGGTAATAACACATACcatttggacccctccaggccaggtggtacgagaaggtactcggcctctcccccgccgGATGCGGAAGAtagtcgaggaggaagtccagtcgatgctgcaactgggagtgatagagcgctcccagagcgagtggcgtagcccaatcgtcttggtgccaaagccagatggcagtgtccgcttctgcatcgatttcagacgagtaaatgcaatttcaaaatttgacgcctaccccatgccacGGACAGATGAACTGTTAGAACGCCTGGGGAAAGCCGACTTTATAACCACCCTGGATCTTACAAAGggttattggcagatccccctggaccccgaatcgagagaaaaaactgccttttcaactccTTCGGGATTGTTCCACTTTAAAAGGATGCCgttcggactccatggggcccctgcaacatttcagcgaatgatggaccgcttgctatCCCCGCACACGGCATATGCAGCCGCGTacctagatgatgtggtaatttacGGCCAAGAGTGGGAGGAACACATCgagcgggtagcggccgtaatgcggACCTTGCGGGATGCTGGCCTGACAGCTAATCCCACGAAATGTAAAattggctggcaggaaaccacctacctcgggtaccagctgggACGGGGTCTGGTCCGGCCCctagtagggaaggtggaggcggtcAGAAACTACCCGACACCCACCAccaagaagaaagtaagacagtTTTTAGGATTGGCAGGTTACTATCGCCGGTTTGTGCCACATTTTGCAACTCGAGCCGcgcctctcacggcgctcctcaagaaagacagtcctcaaaggatcaggtggtCGCCCGAATGCGAGACTgcttttcaggacctaaaagccgctCTGTGCAGCGCGCCGGTTCTGTTCAGCCCTgatttctcccggcccttcattgtccagacggacgcgtcagactgcggactgggggcagtactgtcccaggaaattgagggagaagaacacccagtgctgtatatcagccgaaaactaTTCCCCCGAGAGCGTCGCTACGCCGCAATcgagaaggaggccctagcaataaagtgggccatcgaggcgctgcgatattacctccttggagactcttttattcttttcacaGATCATGCCCCCCTgcaatggctccatcagatgTGGGACACCAACAgtcgcatcatgagatggtacctgtccctccaaccgtatgtattcacagtgaaacaccgagcGGGGAGGGACAATGCAAATGCCGAtgccctgtcccgcagggaggaggagcagaagccCA TTCAAGTGCTTGAGTCAAATTCCATTGAAGTAAACAGAAAAATTCTCATTGACTATGCCAAACAAGAAGGAGGAACAAAATAG
- the LOC142829551 gene encoding uncharacterized protein LOC142829551 codes for MQTLVRRDLLPEDLKPEGELYLRCIHGDVKAYPRAKVRLTIRGRSAEMVVGLATTLPYPIILGRDWPGFADLVREVTPRPPADREKVETKLLGERPPEDQSKEAPEGEQPRGEKAGEGPDDPGTPAEANAQTLTLADFPRDQREDPTLRAAYEQVAAVDGTVVDPRKAAQWPHFEVKGDRLYRVMQDPRTQEVKTQILVPGCHRRAVLRLAHDIPAAGHMGTEKTLARVLSRFFWPGVYQEVRDYCQSCPNCQLASDSGVPKAPLIPLPVVGTPFERVAMDLVGPLPKSKAGFRYILVVMDYATRFPEAIPLRNTYARTIASELVKIFARVGLPRELLTDQGTNFTSQLFRQVCTILGIHKLQTSVYHPQTDGLVERFNRTLKGMLRRFSPAELQQWDLLLPPLLLAVREVPQASTQFSPFELLYGYRPRGILDLVRETWESTPSTSQGLLQYVFQLQERLRQAGALARENLQLAQAAQERTYNRQAQERSFKPGDLVVLLLPSEESKLLARWKGPYEVIRQVGPVNYEIYQPDRKKKTQIFHVNFLKHWREREALMITPYPVEPPLGPEIPDLGEEREPQLGNTLSATQVKQARRLVEAFRKTFTTQPGCTGVITHTIWTPPGQVVREGTRPLPRRMRKIVEEEVQSMLQLGVIERSQSEWRSPIVLVPKPDGSVRFCIDFRRVNAISKFDAYPMPRTDELLERLGKADFITTLDLTKGYWQIPLDPESREKTAFSTPSGLFHFKRMPFGLHGAPATFQRMMDRLLSPHTAYAAAYLDDVVIYGQEWEEHIERVAAVMRTLRDAGLTANPTKCKIGWQETTYLGYQLGRGLVRPLVGKVEAVRNYPTPTTKKKVRQFLGLAGYYRRFVPHFATRAAPLTALLKKDSPQRIRWSPECETAFQDLKAALCSAPVLFSPDFSRPFIVQTDASDCGLGAVLSQEIEGEEHPVLYISRKLFPRERRYAAIEKEALAIKWAIEALRYYLLGDSFILFTDHAPLQWLHQMRDTNSRIMRWYLSLQPYVFTVKHRAGRDNANADALSRREEEQKPSPGDRELDLRGEECSGVEWPPTEPEAEEPLRRPFWARPSPAPSPDRKSRGGTRTIRRRPGSSVRGQPPKESEARLELLSGEAKTRARPPSVTFPEAGQGLPARATRAWPGPPAEPLTDPEDGTEPLDQLDPRWVRERRAGQPPRDTTEP; via the coding sequence ATGCAGACCCTCGTCCGGCGGGATCTCCTTCCTGAAGACCTGAAGCCAGAAGGGGAGCTGTACCTGCGGTGTATACATGGCGATGTGAAGGCCTATCCCCGAGCAAAAGTCCGACTCACAATCCGAGGGCGGTCTGCTGAGATGGTTGTAGGGCTCGCCACGACGCTCCCCTACCCTATCATCCTGGGAAGAGACTGGCCCGGATTCGCAGACCTAGTGCGCGAGGTAACCCCCAGGCCTCCAGCTGACCGGGAGAAAGTGGAGACCAAGCTTCTGGGAGAGAGACCACCAGAAGATCAGTCCAAAGAGGCACCTGAGGGTGAGCAGCCTCGTGGGGAAAAGGCAGGTGAGGGACCCGATGACCCCGGGACCCCGGCAGAAGCCAATGCCCAGACCCTTACCCTGGCCGACTTTCCGCGGGACCAGAGGGAGGACCCCACACTGAGGGCGGCCTATGAACAGGTGGCCGCGGTTGATGGTACCGTAGTAGACCCCCGGAAGGCAGCCCAGTGGCCCCACTTTGAAGTAAAAGGCGACCGTCTCTATCGGGTCATGCAAGACCCCCGGACCCAGGAGGTCAAGACCCAGATCCTCGTCCCTGGCTGTCATCGCCGGGCGGTGTTGCGTCTGGCCCATGACATTCCTGCGGCTGGCCACATGGGGACAGAAAAAACACTGGCGAGAGTACTGTCCCGGTTCTTTTGGCCTGGAGTATACCAGGAAGTTCGGGATTACTGCCAGTCGTGTCCAAATTGCCAGTTAGCCTCCGACTCAGGAGTGCCGAAAGCCCCGTTAATCCCCCTCCCGGTGGTGGGGACCCCCTTTGAAAGGGTGGCCATGGACCTAGTCGGCCCGCTGCCCAAAAGTAAGGCGGGGTTCCGCTATATCCTGGTTGTAATGGACTATGCCACCCGGTTTCCTGAAGCCATACCGCTGAGAAACACCTACGCCCGAACCATTGCTTCGGAGCTGGTAAAAATCTTCGCTCGGGTGGGGCTTCCCCGAGAACTCCTTACGGACCAAGGGACTAATTTCACATCACAACTGTTCCGACAGGTGTGTACAATACTAGGGATACATAAACTACAAACGTCAGTATACCATCCCCAAACCGACGGCTTAGTGGAGCGGTTCAACCGGACCTTAAAGGGGATGTTAAGACGGTTTTCCCCAGCAGAACTGCAACAGTGGGACCTTTTACTGCCTCCACTGCTGCTTGCGGTCCGGGAGGTGCCACAAGCGTCCACTCAGTTTTCCCCTTTCGAACTCCTATATGGATATCGTCCTCGGGGGATCCTGGATCTCGTGAGGGAAACGTGGGAGTCGACCCCTTCAACGTCACAAGGCCTCCTGCAATATGTTTTCCAGCTCCAGGAGCGATTGAGACAGGCCGGAGCCCTGGCTCGGGAAAATCTACAACTAGCCCAAGCCGCCCAAGAACGGACCTATAATCGACAAGCCCAGGAAAGAAGTTTTAAACCAGGGGACCTGGTGGTACTTCTGCTCCCCTCAGAGGAATCCAAACTCCTGGCCCGCTGGAAAGGGCCCTATGAGGTCATTCGTCAGGTCGGGCCGGTGAACTACGAGATCTATCAaccggatcggaagaagaaaacccaaatatttcatgtgaatttcctgaagcactggcgagaacgggaggccctgatgattacTCCCTACCCAGTGGAGCCCCCTTtagggccggaaatacctgatctgggggaAGAAAGAGAACCACAGCTGGGAAATACCCTCTCTGCAACCCAAGTGAAACAAGCACGTCGTCTCGTAGAGGCATTTCGAAAGACCTTCACGACCCAACCCGGCTGTACTGGGGTAATAACACATACcatttggacccctccaggccaggtggtacgagaaggtactcggcctctcccccgccgGATGCGGAAGAtagtcgaggaggaagtccagtcgatgctgcaactgggagtgatagagcgctcccagagcgagtggcgtagcccaatcgtcttggtgccaaagccagatggcagtgtccgcttctgcatcgatttcagacgagtaaatgcaatttcaaaatttgacgcctaccccatgccacGGACAGATGAACTGTTAGAACGCCTGGGGAAAGCCGACTTTATAACCACCCTGGATCTTACAAAGggttattggcagatccccctggaccccgaatcgagagaaaaaactgccttttcaactccTTCGGGATTGTTCCACTTTAAAAGGATGCCgttcggactccatggggcccctgcaacatttcagcgaatgatggaccgcttgctatCCCCGCACACGGCATATGCAGCCGCGTacctagatgatgtggtaatttacGGCCAAGAGTGGGAGGAACACATCgagcgggtagcggccgtaatgcggACCTTGCGGGATGCTGGCCTGACAGCTAATCCCACGAAATGTAAAattggctggcaggaaaccacctacctcgggtaccagctgggACGGGGTCTGGTCCGGCCCctagtagggaaggtggaggcggtcAGAAACTACCCGACACCCACCAccaagaagaaagtaagacagtTTTTAGGATTGGCAGGTTACTATCGCCGGTTTGTGCCACATTTTGCAACTCGAGCCGcgcctctcacggcgctcctcaagaaagacagtcctcaaaggatcaggtggtCGCCCGAATGCGAGACTgcttttcaggacctaaaagccgctCTGTGCAGCGCGCCGGTTCTGTTCAGCCCTgatttctcccggcccttcattgtccagacggacgcgtcagactgcggactgggggcagtactgtcccaggaaattgagggagaagaacacccagtgctgtatatcagccgaaaactaTTCCCCCGAGAGCGTCGCTACGCCGCAATcgagaaggaggccctagcaataaagtgggccatcgaggcgctgcgatattacctccttggagactcttttattcttttcacaGATCATGCCCCCCTgcaatggctccatcagatgcgggacaccaacagtcgcatcatgagatggtacctgtccctccaaccgtatgtattcacagtgaaacaccgagcGGGGAGGGACAATGCAAATGCCGAtgccctgtcccgcagggaggaggagcagaagccCAGTCCCGGAGATCgggagctggacttaaggggggaggagtgtagtggggtggaatggccacccactgagccggaggcggaggaacccctccggcggccattttgggcccggcctagccccgccccctcacctgaccggaagtcaaggggcgggactaggactataagaaggcggcctgggagctcagtcagaggCCAGCCTCCGAAGGAGTCGGAGGCCCGGCTGGAGCTCCTgtctggggaggctaagacccgggctaggccgccctcagtcaccttcccagaggccggccagggcctccctgcccgggctactagggcctggcccggcccgccagctgaaccactcacggacccagaggacgggaccgagccgctggaccagctggacccccggtgggtacGGGAACGCCGGGCCGGACAGCCCCCGCGGGACACTACAGAACCCTGA
- the LOC142829553 gene encoding uncharacterized protein LOC142829553: protein MQTLVRRDLLPEDLKPEGELYLRCIHGDVKAYPRAKVRLTIRGRSAEMVVGLATTLPYPIILGRDWPGFADLVREVTPRPPADREKVETKLLGERPPEDQSKEAPEGEQPRGEKAGEGPDDPGTPAEANAQTLTLADFPRDQREDPTLRAAYEQVAAVDGTVVDPRKAAQWPHFEVKGDRLYRVMQDPRTQEVKTQILVPGCHRRAVLRLAHDIPAAGHMGTEKTLARVLSRFFWPGVYQEVRDYCQSCPNCQLASDSGVPKAPLIPLPVVGTPFERVAMDLVGPLPKSKAGFRYILVVMDYATRFPEAIPLRNTYARTIASELVKIFARVGLPRELLTDQGTNFTSQLFRQVCTILGIHKLQTSVYHPQTDGLVERFNRTLKGMLRRFSPAELQQWDLLLPPLLLAVREVPQASTQFSPFELLYGYRPRGILDLVRETWESTPSTSQGLLQYVFQLQERLRQAGALARENLQLAQAAQERTYNRQAQERSFKPGDLVVLLLPSEESKLLARWKGPYEVIRQVGPVNYEIYQPDRKKKTQIFHVNFLKHWREREALMITPYPVEPPLGPEIPDLGEEREPQLGNTLSATQVKQARRLVEAFRKTFTTQPGCTGVITHTIWTPPGQVVREGTRPLPRRMRKIVEEEVQSMLQLGVIERSQSEWRSPIVLVPKPDGSVRFCIDFRRVNAISKFDAYPMPRTDELLERLGKADFITTLDLTKGYWQIPLDPESREKTAFSTPSGLFHFKRMPFGLHGAPATFQRMMDRLLSPHTAYAAAYLDDVVIYGQEWEEHIERVAAVMRTLRDAGLTANPTKCKIGWQETTYLGYQLGRGLVRPLVGKVEAVRNYPTPTTKKKVRQFLGLAGYYRRFVPHFATRAAPLTALLKKDSPQRIRWSPECETAFQDLKAALCSAPVLFSPDFSRPFIVQTDASDCGLGAVLSQEIEGEEHPVLYISRKLFPRERRYAAIEKEALAIKWAIEALRYYLLGDSFILFTDHAPLQWLHQMRDTNSRIMRWYLSLQPYVFTVKHRAGRDNANADALSRREEEQKPSPGDRELDLRGEECSGVEWPPTEPEAEEPLRRPFWARPSPAPSPDRKSRGGTRTIRRRPGSSVRGQPPKESEARLELLSGEAKTRARPPSVTFPEAGQGLPARATRAWPGPPAEPLTDPEDGTEPLDQLDPRWVRERRAGQPPRDTTEP, encoded by the coding sequence ATGCAGACCCTCGTCCGGCGGGATCTCCTTCCTGAAGACCTGAAGCCAGAAGGGGAGCTGTACCTGCGGTGTATACATGGCGATGTGAAGGCCTATCCCCGAGCAAAAGTCCGACTCACAATCCGAGGGCGGTCTGCTGAGATGGTTGTAGGGCTCGCCACGACGCTCCCCTACCCTATCATCCTGGGAAGAGACTGGCCCGGATTCGCAGACCTAGTGCGCGAGGTAACCCCCAGGCCTCCAGCTGACCGGGAGAAAGTGGAGACCAAGCTTCTGGGAGAGAGACCACCAGAAGATCAGTCCAAAGAGGCACCTGAGGGTGAGCAGCCTCGTGGGGAAAAGGCAGGTGAGGGACCCGATGACCCCGGGACCCCGGCAGAAGCCAATGCCCAGACCCTTACCCTGGCCGACTTTCCGCGGGACCAGAGGGAGGACCCCACACTGAGGGCGGCCTATGAACAGGTGGCCGCGGTTGATGGTACCGTAGTAGACCCCCGGAAGGCAGCCCAGTGGCCCCACTTTGAAGTAAAAGGCGACCGTCTCTATCGGGTCATGCAAGACCCCCGGACCCAGGAGGTCAAGACCCAGATCCTCGTCCCTGGCTGTCATCGCCGGGCGGTGTTGCGTCTGGCCCATGACATTCCTGCGGCTGGCCACATGGGGACAGAAAAAACACTGGCGAGAGTACTGTCCCGGTTCTTTTGGCCTGGAGTATACCAGGAAGTTCGGGATTACTGCCAGTCGTGTCCAAATTGCCAGTTAGCCTCCGACTCAGGAGTGCCGAAAGCCCCGTTAATCCCCCTCCCGGTGGTGGGGACCCCCTTTGAAAGGGTGGCCATGGACCTAGTCGGCCCGCTGCCCAAAAGTAAGGCGGGGTTCCGCTATATCCTGGTTGTAATGGACTATGCCACCCGGTTTCCTGAAGCCATACCGCTGAGAAACACCTACGCCCGAACCATTGCTTCGGAGCTGGTAAAAATCTTCGCTCGGGTGGGGCTTCCCCGAGAACTCCTTACGGACCAAGGGACTAATTTCACATCACAACTGTTCCGACAGGTGTGTACAATACTAGGGATACATAAACTACAAACGTCAGTATACCATCCCCAAACCGACGGCTTAGTGGAGCGGTTCAACCGGACCTTAAAGGGGATGTTAAGACGGTTTTCCCCAGCAGAACTGCAACAGTGGGACCTTTTACTGCCTCCACTGCTGCTTGCGGTCCGGGAGGTGCCACAAGCGTCCACTCAGTTTTCCCCTTTCGAACTCCTATATGGATATCGTCCTCGGGGGATCCTGGATCTCGTGAGGGAAACGTGGGAGTCGACCCCTTCAACGTCACAAGGCCTCCTGCAATATGTTTTCCAGCTCCAGGAGCGATTGAGACAGGCCGGAGCCCTGGCTCGGGAAAATCTACAACTAGCCCAAGCCGCCCAAGAACGGACCTATAATCGACAAGCCCAGGAAAGAAGTTTTAAACCAGGGGACCTGGTGGTACTTCTGCTCCCCTCAGAGGAATCCAAACTCCTGGCCCGCTGGAAAGGGCCCTATGAGGTCATTCGTCAGGTCGGGCCGGTGAACTACGAGATCTATCAaccggatcggaagaagaaaacccaaatatttcatgtgaatttcctgaagcactggcgagaacgggaggccctgatgattacTCCCTACCCAGTGGAGCCCCCTTtagggccggaaatacctgatctgggggaAGAAAGAGAACCACAGCTGGGAAATACCCTCTCTGCAACCCAAGTGAAACAAGCACGTCGTCTCGTAGAGGCATTTCGAAAGACCTTCACGACCCAACCCGGCTGTACTGGGGTAATAACACATACcatttggacccctccaggccaggtggtacgagaaggtactcggcctctcccccgccgGATGCGGAAGAtagtcgaggaggaagtccagtcgatgctgcaactgggagtgatagagcgctcccagagcgagtggcgtagcccaatcgtcttggtgccaaagccagatggcagtgtccgcttctgcatcgatttcagacgagtaaatgcaatttcaaaatttgacgcctaccccatgccacGGACAGATGAACTGTTAGAACGCCTGGGGAAAGCCGACTTTATAACCACCCTGGATCTTACAAAGggttattggcagatccccctggaccccgaatcgagagaaaaaactgccttttcaactccTTCGGGATTGTTCCACTTTAAAAGGATGCCgttcggactccatggggcccctgcaacatttcagcgaatgatggaccgcttgctatCCCCGCACACGGCATATGCAGCCGCGTacctagatgatgtggtaatttacGGCCAAGAGTGGGAGGAACACATCgagcgggtagcggccgtaatgcggACCTTGCGGGATGCTGGCCTGACAGCTAATCCCACGAAATGTAAAattggctggcaggaaaccacctacctcgggtaccagctgggACGGGGTCTGGTCCGGCCCctagtagggaaggtggaggcggtcAGAAACTACCCGACACCCACCAccaagaagaaagtaagacagtTTTTAGGATTGGCAGGTTACTATCGCCGGTTTGTGCCACATTTTGCAACTCGAGCCGcgcctctcacggcgctcctcaagaaagacagtcctcaaaggatcaggtggtCGCCCGAATGCGAGACTgcttttcaggacctaaaagccgctCTGTGCAGCGCGCCGGTTCTGTTCAGCCCTgatttctcccggcccttcattgtccagacggacgcgtcagactgcggactgggggcagtactgtcccaggaaattgagggagaagaacacccagtgctgtatatcagccgaaaactaTTCCCCCGAGAGCGTCGCTACGCCGCAATcgagaaggaggccctagcaataaagtgggccatcgaggcgctgcgatattacctccttggagactcttttattcttttcacaGATCATGCCCCCCTgcaatggctccatcagatgcgggacaccaacagtcgcatcatgagatggtacctgtccctccaaccgtatgtattcacagtgaaacaccgagcGGGGAGGGACAATGCAAATGCCGAtgccctgtcccgcagggaggaggagcagaagccCAGTCCCGGAGATCgggagctggacttaaggggggaggagtgtagtggggtggaatggccacccactgagccggaggcggaggaacccctccggcggccattttgggcccggcctagccccgccccctcacctgaccggaagtcaaggggcgggactaggactataagaaggcggcctgggagctcagtcagaggCCAGCCTCCGAAGGAGTCGGAGGCCCGGCTGGAGCTCCTgtctggggaggctaagacccgggctaggccgccctcagtcaccttcccagaggccggccagggcctccctgcccgggctactagggcctggcctggcccgccagctgaaccactcacggacccagaggacgggaccgagccgctggaccagctggacccccggtgggtacGGGAACGCCGGGCCGGACAGCCCCCGCGGGACACTACAGAACCCTGA